A genomic window from Salvia hispanica cultivar TCC Black 2014 chromosome 5, UniMelb_Shisp_WGS_1.0, whole genome shotgun sequence includes:
- the LOC125191312 gene encoding uncharacterized protein LOC125191312 isoform X1 produces the protein MEHGDENQEAPCFLPVIARLDRLDRLIQLLAEKHSFSKSGVCAIESKNECKTLSSALEEVHHKGTLMERLAFLEKRVLELSLEIVEGNTTSRSSSSTVQGPEMIGKNGNGDTNNKQQPEEDHSTIQAQEKASPADGVVKEITASYRSRRQKTKSQKKWQWLFRHTC, from the exons ATGGAGCATGGCGATGAAAACCAAGAAGCCCCGTGTTTCCTTCCAGTCATTGCACGATTGGATCGCCTCGATCGTTTG ATTCAGCTTTTGGCAGAGAAGCATAGCTTCTCAAAGAGTGGTGTTTGTGCAATTGAAAGCAAAAATGAGTGCAAGACTCTGTCCTCAGCTCTAGAGGAAGTCCATCACAAGGGCACGCTTATGGAGAGACTCGCTTTCCTTGAAAAACGGGTACTTGAG TTGAGTTTGGAGATTGTCGAAGGGAACACCACGTCGAGATCCAGCTCTTCAACAGTGCAAGGTCCAGAAATGATTGGTAAAAATGGGAATGGAGACACAAACAATAAACAACAACCGGAAGAAGATCACTCCACAATCCAAGCACAA GAAAAAGCTTCTCCTGCAGATGGAGTTGTGAAAGAGATAACAGCTTCATACAGAAGCAGAAGACAGAAAACAAAATCACAGAAGAAGTGGCAATGGCTGTTCAGACACACATGTTGA
- the LOC125191312 gene encoding uncharacterized protein LOC125191312 isoform X2 codes for MEHGDENQEAPCFLPVIARLDRLDRLLLAEKHSFSKSGVCAIESKNECKTLSSALEEVHHKGTLMERLAFLEKRVLELSLEIVEGNTTSRSSSSTVQGPEMIGKNGNGDTNNKQQPEEDHSTIQAQEKASPADGVVKEITASYRSRRQKTKSQKKWQWLFRHTC; via the exons ATGGAGCATGGCGATGAAAACCAAGAAGCCCCGTGTTTCCTTCCAGTCATTGCACGATTGGATCGCCTCGATCGTTTG CTTTTGGCAGAGAAGCATAGCTTCTCAAAGAGTGGTGTTTGTGCAATTGAAAGCAAAAATGAGTGCAAGACTCTGTCCTCAGCTCTAGAGGAAGTCCATCACAAGGGCACGCTTATGGAGAGACTCGCTTTCCTTGAAAAACGGGTACTTGAG TTGAGTTTGGAGATTGTCGAAGGGAACACCACGTCGAGATCCAGCTCTTCAACAGTGCAAGGTCCAGAAATGATTGGTAAAAATGGGAATGGAGACACAAACAATAAACAACAACCGGAAGAAGATCACTCCACAATCCAAGCACAA GAAAAAGCTTCTCCTGCAGATGGAGTTGTGAAAGAGATAACAGCTTCATACAGAAGCAGAAGACAGAAAACAAAATCACAGAAGAAGTGGCAATGGCTGTTCAGACACACATGTTGA
- the LOC125191310 gene encoding uncharacterized protein LOC125191310 isoform X3, with protein MGKRKRRADKNKAPAHPGVTNYQLSISDIIPHASQGDLQSKQALLIDAPGSSLKRSPGHESPHHQNHGSSHRILLRHSRHPFGRHYSRRSSSNYSDASPSNWKGSPVYDTKLSFKPESKDLSAFQYRGGGIFQKPERIRSNSFGENSISGDVRKMECRICQKRLRKHPFIFENSPSTNLSVVAVLVCGHVYHAECLEQKTSHVDSQDPPCPLCEKLFPTKVECRNVNLR; from the exons AtggggaaaagaaaaagaagggctgataaaaataaagcacCGGCACATCCAG gagTCACTAACTATCAGCTGTCAATTTCAGACATCATACCACATGCATCTCAAGGGGATCTTCAGTCCAAACAG GCGCTATTAATAGATGCTCCGGGTAGTTCTCTTAAGAGATCACCAGGTCATGAATCACCTCATCATCAGAATCATGGCTCCAGCCATAGAATATTGCTGAGGCATTCTCGCCATCCATTTGGTCGCCATTATTCTAGACGAAGCTCTAGTAATTATTCCGATGCATCTCCTTCCAATTGGAAAGGTTCACCTGTCTATGATACTAAGCTGTCCTTCAAACCAGAAAGTAAAGATCTCTCAGCCTTCCAGTATAGAG GGGGCGGGATATTTCAAAAACCTGAGAGGATAAGGTCAAATTCATTCGGTGAGAATTCAATATCTGGAGATGTAAGGAAAATGGAATGCAGGATATGCCAGAAGCGTCTAAGGAAGCACCCATTCATTTTTGAGAATTCTCCATCTACGAATCTCTCTGTTGTGGCAGTTCTAGTTTGTGGCCATGTCTATCACGCAGAGTGCTTGGAACAGAAGACAAGCCACGTAGATAGCCAGGACCCGCCATGTCCGCTGTGT GAGAAGCTTTTTCCTACGAAAGTTGAGTGCAGAAATGTAAATCTGCGGTAG
- the LOC125191310 gene encoding uncharacterized protein LOC125191310 isoform X1, which translates to MGKRKRRADKNKAPAHPGVTNYQLSISDIIPHASQGDLQSKQISFDQVESSASQALLIDAPGSSLKRSPGHESPHHQNHGSSHRILLRHSRHPFGRHYSRRSSSNYSDASPSNWKGSPVYDTKLSFKPESKDLSAFQYRGGGIFQKPERIRSNSFGENSISGDVRKMECRICQKRLRKHPFIFENSPSTNLSVVAVLVCGHVYHAECLEQKTSHVDSQDPPCPLCEKLFPTKVECRNVNLR; encoded by the exons AtggggaaaagaaaaagaagggctgataaaaataaagcacCGGCACATCCAG gagTCACTAACTATCAGCTGTCAATTTCAGACATCATACCACATGCATCTCAAGGGGATCTTCAGTCCAAACAG ATATCTTTTGACCAAGTTGAAAGCAGTGCATCACAGGCGCTATTAATAGATGCTCCGGGTAGTTCTCTTAAGAGATCACCAGGTCATGAATCACCTCATCATCAGAATCATGGCTCCAGCCATAGAATATTGCTGAGGCATTCTCGCCATCCATTTGGTCGCCATTATTCTAGACGAAGCTCTAGTAATTATTCCGATGCATCTCCTTCCAATTGGAAAGGTTCACCTGTCTATGATACTAAGCTGTCCTTCAAACCAGAAAGTAAAGATCTCTCAGCCTTCCAGTATAGAG GGGGCGGGATATTTCAAAAACCTGAGAGGATAAGGTCAAATTCATTCGGTGAGAATTCAATATCTGGAGATGTAAGGAAAATGGAATGCAGGATATGCCAGAAGCGTCTAAGGAAGCACCCATTCATTTTTGAGAATTCTCCATCTACGAATCTCTCTGTTGTGGCAGTTCTAGTTTGTGGCCATGTCTATCACGCAGAGTGCTTGGAACAGAAGACAAGCCACGTAGATAGCCAGGACCCGCCATGTCCGCTGTGT GAGAAGCTTTTTCCTACGAAAGTTGAGTGCAGAAATGTAAATCTGCGGTAG
- the LOC125191310 gene encoding uncharacterized protein LOC125191310 isoform X2, with the protein MGKRKRRADKNKAPAHPDIIPHASQGDLQSKQISFDQVESSASQALLIDAPGSSLKRSPGHESPHHQNHGSSHRILLRHSRHPFGRHYSRRSSSNYSDASPSNWKGSPVYDTKLSFKPESKDLSAFQYRGGGIFQKPERIRSNSFGENSISGDVRKMECRICQKRLRKHPFIFENSPSTNLSVVAVLVCGHVYHAECLEQKTSHVDSQDPPCPLCEKLFPTKVECRNVNLR; encoded by the exons AtggggaaaagaaaaagaagggctgataaaaataaagcacCGGCACATCCAG ACATCATACCACATGCATCTCAAGGGGATCTTCAGTCCAAACAG ATATCTTTTGACCAAGTTGAAAGCAGTGCATCACAGGCGCTATTAATAGATGCTCCGGGTAGTTCTCTTAAGAGATCACCAGGTCATGAATCACCTCATCATCAGAATCATGGCTCCAGCCATAGAATATTGCTGAGGCATTCTCGCCATCCATTTGGTCGCCATTATTCTAGACGAAGCTCTAGTAATTATTCCGATGCATCTCCTTCCAATTGGAAAGGTTCACCTGTCTATGATACTAAGCTGTCCTTCAAACCAGAAAGTAAAGATCTCTCAGCCTTCCAGTATAGAG GGGGCGGGATATTTCAAAAACCTGAGAGGATAAGGTCAAATTCATTCGGTGAGAATTCAATATCTGGAGATGTAAGGAAAATGGAATGCAGGATATGCCAGAAGCGTCTAAGGAAGCACCCATTCATTTTTGAGAATTCTCCATCTACGAATCTCTCTGTTGTGGCAGTTCTAGTTTGTGGCCATGTCTATCACGCAGAGTGCTTGGAACAGAAGACAAGCCACGTAGATAGCCAGGACCCGCCATGTCCGCTGTGT GAGAAGCTTTTTCCTACGAAAGTTGAGTGCAGAAATGTAAATCTGCGGTAG
- the LOC125191310 gene encoding uncharacterized protein LOC125191310 isoform X4 translates to MGKRKRRADKNKAPAHPDIIPHASQGDLQSKQALLIDAPGSSLKRSPGHESPHHQNHGSSHRILLRHSRHPFGRHYSRRSSSNYSDASPSNWKGSPVYDTKLSFKPESKDLSAFQYRGGGIFQKPERIRSNSFGENSISGDVRKMECRICQKRLRKHPFIFENSPSTNLSVVAVLVCGHVYHAECLEQKTSHVDSQDPPCPLCEKLFPTKVECRNVNLR, encoded by the exons AtggggaaaagaaaaagaagggctgataaaaataaagcacCGGCACATCCAG ACATCATACCACATGCATCTCAAGGGGATCTTCAGTCCAAACAG GCGCTATTAATAGATGCTCCGGGTAGTTCTCTTAAGAGATCACCAGGTCATGAATCACCTCATCATCAGAATCATGGCTCCAGCCATAGAATATTGCTGAGGCATTCTCGCCATCCATTTGGTCGCCATTATTCTAGACGAAGCTCTAGTAATTATTCCGATGCATCTCCTTCCAATTGGAAAGGTTCACCTGTCTATGATACTAAGCTGTCCTTCAAACCAGAAAGTAAAGATCTCTCAGCCTTCCAGTATAGAG GGGGCGGGATATTTCAAAAACCTGAGAGGATAAGGTCAAATTCATTCGGTGAGAATTCAATATCTGGAGATGTAAGGAAAATGGAATGCAGGATATGCCAGAAGCGTCTAAGGAAGCACCCATTCATTTTTGAGAATTCTCCATCTACGAATCTCTCTGTTGTGGCAGTTCTAGTTTGTGGCCATGTCTATCACGCAGAGTGCTTGGAACAGAAGACAAGCCACGTAGATAGCCAGGACCCGCCATGTCCGCTGTGT GAGAAGCTTTTTCCTACGAAAGTTGAGTGCAGAAATGTAAATCTGCGGTAG
- the LOC125190665 gene encoding pyrophosphate-energized vacuolar membrane proton pump: protein MSGPTLLSDLGTEIAIPICALIGIAFAALQWLLVSKVKLSTAAASKNGITDPLVEEEDGVADHSVVRKCADIQAAISEGATSFLVTEYQYVGIFMIAFAILIFLFLGSVEGFSTESQPCTYDKTKVCKPALATAVFSTISFLLGAITSVVSGFLGMKIATYANARTTLEARKGVGKVFIIAFRSGAVMGFLLAANGLLVLYIAINLFKLYYGDDWQGLFESITGYGLGGSSMALFGRVGGGIYTKAADVGADLVGKVEQNIPEDDPRNPAVIADNVGDNVGDIAGMGSDLFGSYAESSCAALVVASISSFGINHDLTAILYPLLISSIGILVCLLTTLFATDFFEVKVVKEIEPALKKQLIISTIFMTVGIAIVSWIALPSSFTIFNFGEQKVVKNWQLFLCVAVGLWAGLIIGFVTEYYTSNAYSPVQDVADSCRTGAATNVIFGLALGYKSVIIPIFAIAISIFVSFSFAAMYGIAVAALGMLSTIATGLAIDAYGPISDNAGGIAEMAGMSHSIRERTDALDAAGNTTAAIGKGFAIGSAALVSLALFGAFVSRAGISTVDVLTPKVFIGLLVGAMLPYWFSAMTMKSVGSAALKMVEEVRRQFNTIPGIMEGTTKPDYATCVKISTDASLKEMIPPGALVMLTPLIVGILFGIETLSGVLAGALVSGVQIAISASNTGGAWDNAKKYIEAGASEHARTLGPKGSDAHKAAVIGDTVGDPLKDTSGPSLNILIKLMAVESLVFAPFFAVHGGLLFKIF from the exons ATGAGCGGGCCTACGCTGCTCTCGGATCTCGGAACCGAGATTGCCATCCCAATCTGCGCCCTCATCGGCATAGCCTTCGCCGCCCTGCAGTGGCTGCTTGTCTCCAAGGTCAAGctctccaccgccgccgcctccaAAAATGGAATCACCGATCCGCTCGTCGAGGAGGAGGACGGCGTCGCCGATCACTCCGTCGTCCGCAAGTGCGCCGACATCCAGGCCGCCATTTCCGAAG GTGCAACATCATTTCTTGTAACGGAGTACCAGTATGTTGGTATATTCATGATTGCTTTTGCCATATTGATCTTCCTTTTCCTTGGTTCCGTGGAAGGATTCAGCACGGAGAGCCAACCTTGTACATATGACAAGACCAAAGTGTGCAAGCCTGCACTCGCCACAGCAGTTTTTAGTACCATATCTTTCCTTCTCGGTGCTATTACATCTGTGGTTTCCGGCTTTCTTGGAATGAAGATTGCAACCTATGCAAATGCCAGAACAACTTTGGAAGCTAGGAAGGGTGTCGGAAAGGTGTTCATCATTGCCTTTAGATCTGGCGCAGTTATGGGATTTCTCCTTGCAGCAAATGGTCTTCTTGTTTTGTACATTGCCATCAACCTTTTCAAGTTATACTATGGCGATGACTGGCAAGGCCTGTTCGAGTCAATAACTGGCTACGGGCTTGGTGGATCTTCAATGGCTCTGTTCGGTAGGGTTGGTGGAGGTATCTACACGAAAGCTGCTGATGTAGGAGCTGATCTTGTGGGGAAAGTTGAACAGAACATCCCAGAGGATGACCCGAGGAACCCTGCG GTAATTGCTGATAATGTGGGCGATAATGTTGGGGATATTGCTGGTATGGGTTCGGATCTCTTTGGTTCGTACGCAGAGTCTTCCTGTGCAGCCCTTGTTGTTGCATCAATCTCATCTTTTGGGATCAACCATGACTTGACTGCTATTCTATATCCTCTGCTAATCAGCTCTATCGGAATACTTGTTTGTCTGCTGACCACATTGTTTGCAACTGATTTCTTTGAGGTCAAGGTTGTGAAAGAAATTGAGCCAGCACTGAAGAAGCAACTCATTATCTCAACCATATTTATGACTGTGGGAATTGCTATTGTTAGCTGGATTGCCCTACCCTCTTCCTTCACGATATTTAATTTCGGGGAGCAAAAAGTAGTTAAGAACTG GCAACTGTTCCTGTGTGTGGCTGTTGGTTTGTGGGCTGGCCTCATTATTGGATTTGTTACAGAGTACTATACAAGCAATGCTTACAG CCCTGTACAAGATGTTGCTGATTCATGCCGTACTGGAGCAGCAACCAATGTCATTTTTGGACTTGCTCTAGGATACAAATCAGTTATCATTCCAATCTTTGCCATCGCAATTAGcatttttgttagttttagCTTTGCTGCAATGTATGGTATTGCTGTAGCTGCCCTCGGGATGTTGAGTACAATTGCGACTGGCTTGGCGATCGATGCATATGGACCCATCAGTGACAATGCTGGGGGTATTGCAGAGATGGCCGGCATGAGCCACAGTATCCGAGAGAGGACTGATGCCCTTGACGCTGCAGGGAACACCACAGCAGCGATCGGAAAG GGGTTTGCAATCGGCTCGGCTGCTCTTGTGTCCCTTGCACTCTTTGGTGCATTTGTGAGCCGTGCTGGCATTTCTACTGTAGATGTTTTAACTCCGAAAGTGTTCATTGGTCTACTCGTGGGTGCTATGCTCCCTTACTGGTTCTCGGCCATGACGATGAAGAGTGTCGGTAGTGCTGCTCTGAAGATGGTTGAGGAAGTGCGCCGGCAGTTCAACACCATCCCAGGGATCATGGAAGGCACAACAAAGCCCGACTATGCCACATGCGTCAAGATCTCCACAGATGCATCTCTCAAGGAGATGATTCCTCCGGGTGCACTTGTCATGCTCACACCCCTGATTGTGGGGATTCTGTTCGGCATTGAGACCCTTTCCGGTGTCCTTGCTGGAGCTCTCGTCTCCGGTGTTCAG ATTGCAATTTCTGCATCCAACACTGGTGGTGCTTGGGACAATGCCAAGAAATACATAGAG GCTGGTGCTTCGGAGCATGCCCGGACTCTTGGTCCTAAAGGGTCCGATGCACACAAGGCAGCCGTGATTGGGGACACTGTTGGTGACCCACTGAAGGACACGTCGGGGCCATCACTGAACATCTTGATCAAGCTGATGGCGGTAGAATCGCTCGTATTCGCCCCTTTCTTTGCCGTCCATGGCGGCCTGCTCTTCAAGATCTTCTGA
- the LOC125190668 gene encoding arogenate dehydrogenase 2, chloroplastic-like, with protein sequence MASFSSIQPAAAQPPSATATSTRTSHLLPHHPDQLSLPSPPPPPSHRRLRRRPHCIRAIDAAQPYDYEAYLFNRFSQSSKLKIAVVGFGNFGQFLAKAFIRQGHTVFAHSRSNYHAVAQSLGAAFFPDPHDLCEQHPDVILICTSVISTESVLRSLPLQRLRRNTLFVDVLSVKEFPKNIFLQVLPHHFDVLCTHPMFGPESGKVTWQNLPFVFDKVRIGNEESRVNRVETFLDIFKKEGCTMVEMSCAEHDRYAAGSQFITHTMGRILEKLQLESTPINTKGYETLLNLVENTASDSFDLYYGLFMYNKNAMEQLERLDLAFEALKTELFGHLHEALRKQLFGKSEEGGHRRPMLAKLPKNGTPLLPPQSEAVANKNN encoded by the coding sequence ATGGCTTCCTTCTCTTCCATTCAACCCGCCGCCGCTCAGCCGCCGTccgccaccgccacctccACCCGCACATCTCACCTCCTCCCGCACCACCCCGACCAATTGTCGCTCccctcgccgccgccgccgccttcccaccgccgcctccgccgccgcccgcACTGCATCCGCGCAATCGACGCCGCGCAGCCGTACGACTACGAGGCGTACCTGTTCAACCGGTTCAGCCAGTCGAGCAAGCTGAAAATCGCCGTGGTAGGGTTCGGCAACTTCGGGCAATTCCTGGCCAAGGCCTTCATCCGCCAAGGCCACACCGTCTTCGCCCACTCCCGCTCGAACTACCACGCCGTGGCGCAGTCTCTTGGCGCCGCCTTCTTCCCCGACCCGCACGACCTCTGCGAGCAGCACCCCGACGTCATCCTCATCTGCACCTCCGTCATCTCCACCGAATCCGTCCTCCGCTCCCTCCCGCTCCAGCGCCTCCGCCGCAACACGCTCTTCGTGGACGTCCTCTCCGTGAAGGAATTCCCCAAAAACATCTTCCTGCAGGTCCTCCCGCACCACTTCGACGTCCTGTGCACGCACCCGATGTTCGGCCCGGAGAGCGGGAAGGTGACGTGGCAGAACCTGCCGTTCGTGTTCGACAAAGTGAGGATCGGGAACGAGGAGTCGAGAGTGAACCGCGTGGAGACGTTTTTGGACATTTTCAAAAAGGAAGGGTGCACCATGGTGGAGATGAGCTGCGCGGAGCACGATCGCTACGCCGCGGGCTCGCAGTTCATCACGCACACCATGGGGAGGATCCTCGAGAAATTGCAGCTCGAGAGCACTCCCATCAACACCAAAGGCTACGAGACGCTGTTGAATTTGGTGGAGAACACCGCCAGCGACAGTTTCGATTTATACTATGGCCTTTTCATGTATAACAAGAATGCCATGGAGCAGCTTGAGAGATTGGATTTGGCGTTTGAGGCCTTGAAGACCGAGCTCTTCGGCCACTTGCACGAGGCCTTGAGGAAGCAGTTGTTTGGGAAGTCGGAGGAGGGAGGTCATCGGAGGCCCATGCTCGCCAAATTGCCCAAGAATGGGACTCCCTTGTTGCCACCTCAATCAGAGGCCGTTGCCAACAAGAACAATTAG
- the LOC125190669 gene encoding protein SRG1-like, whose product MAETKDLPKSAAIYGKTSHQLSETVGEPPENYIWTNKIEVGAPLATDIPVIDFSLLVSSTDAELKALHSALTKWGCFQIVNHGIESASLDEVRHLTTEFFHLPELEKQRYTRQGNDIEGYSSSPPVSRTKTFEWSDRLHLQVAPEDGIKLKFWPQKPEPFRKVLEDYSAKIRHVEEKIFRSIAKTLSLSDEDSFVRKMPTMFAQFNYYPPCSKHDQVIGLRKHTDGTGITLLLQDSQVRGLQILKDNQWLSVPIIPQALFVLAGDQLELLSNGIFKSLWHRVVINSEAERISVAMFFYPDNADEIGPLDQLVDEERPKMFNKVTNYKGGYFNYYHQEKRGIDALRIQWFFILSIHMQYAYNNHMIQKNIFI is encoded by the exons ATGGCTGAAACAAAGGATCTTCCAAAATCAGCAGCAATCTATGGCAAAACATCTCATCAATTGTCTGAAACCGTCGGGGAGCCACCGGAAAACTATATCtggacaaataaaatagaagttGGCGCACCTTTGGCCACAGACATCCCAGTAATTGATTTTAGCCTGCTGGTTTCCTCCACCGATGCTGAGCTCAAAGCGCTCCACTCTGCTCTCACCAAATGGGGTTGCTTCCAG ATAGTTAATCATGGCATAGAAAGCGCCTCCCTGGATGAAGTGCGCCATCTTACCACAGAATTCTTCCACCTGCCGGAGCTGGAGAAGCAGAGATACACAAGGCAAGGAAATGATATTGAAGGTTACAGCAGCAGTCCGCCTGTTTCCAGAACCAAAACATTCGAATGGTCTGATAGGTTGCATCTTCAAGTCGCTCCAGAAGACGGTATAAAACTCAAATTTTGGCCTCAGAAACCAGAACCTTTCCG AAAAGTATTGGAAGACTACTCTGCTAAAATAAGACATGTGGAAGAGAAAATCTTCAGGTCAATAGCAAAGACATTAAGCTTAAGTGATGAAGACTCCTTTGTGAGAAAGATGCCCACCATGTTTGCACAGTTCAACTACTATCCGCCATGTTCAAAACATGATCAGGTTATTGGTCTCCGTAAACACACAGATGGCACTGGAATAACTCTTCTGTTGCAAGACAGCCAAGTACGAGGCCTTCAGATACTTAAAGACAATCAGTGGTTATCAGTTCCTATAATACCTCAAGCACTGTTCGTTCTGGCAGGGGATCAGCTCGAG CTACTGAGCAATGGAATATTCAAAAGTCTATGGCACAGAGTAGTTATAAACTCAGAGGCCGAGAGGATCTCCGTGGCTATGTTCTTCTATCCTGATAATGCAGATGAGATTGGACCACTGGATCAACTTGTTGATGAAGAAAGACCAAAAATGTTCAACAAAGTAACAAACTACAAAGGGGGTTACTTCAACTACTATCACCAAGAGAAAAGGGGTATCGATGCACTTAGAATACAGTGGTTTTTCATCTTGAGTATCCATATGCAGTATGCATATAATAATCATAtgatccaaaaaaatatattcatatga